The Mucilaginibacter mallensis genome has a segment encoding these proteins:
- a CDS encoding fasciclin domain-containing protein, translating to MKKIILLTFLLFNCCLLFAQTTAVVTRTVDGTTMSSSNDFFINASHSKNSSIFFQLVDTAGISQTFKSDALITVFAPDNQAFLKLDKAVLDTLLKPAHKQDLVKLLLSHVLTGKVTSKDIAKQINLNNGQAVLTTMANTKLIATIDANRNIVLTNENGNKSVISKFDILQKNGILDIVTSVLISKNTQP from the coding sequence ATGAAAAAAATCATCCTGCTTACTTTTCTATTATTTAATTGCTGCTTGCTTTTTGCACAAACTACGGCTGTAGTTACCCGTACAGTTGATGGCACAACGATGAGTTCATCAAATGATTTCTTTATAAACGCATCACATTCAAAAAATTCAAGCATATTTTTTCAATTGGTGGATACAGCAGGTATAAGCCAAACATTTAAGAGTGATGCGCTTATAACTGTATTCGCACCGGATAACCAGGCGTTTTTAAAATTGGATAAGGCAGTACTTGATACTCTTTTGAAACCCGCGCACAAACAAGATCTGGTAAAACTTCTACTATCACACGTACTTACCGGCAAGGTAACTTCAAAAGATATAGCAAAACAGATCAACCTGAATAATGGGCAGGCTGTTTTAACAACTATGGCCAACACAAAATTAATAGCTACAATTGATGCTAACCGCAATATTGTTTTAACTAATGAGAACGGCAATAAAAGCGTTATCAGCAAATTTGATATTCTGCAAAAAAATGGCATTCTGGATATAGTAACCTCTGTATTGATCTCAAAGAATACCCAGCCATAA